A single region of the Nocardioides aquaticus genome encodes:
- a CDS encoding alpha/beta-hydrolase family protein, which translates to MEAGTEPDRAPPRRARRSVTGVVLAVLMLGASLDPSLLARSWVFQGVLSGVGVAVGYALGAGVGALGQRLADRLGWRGPRMGRGGAVVLAVLAGAWTVWVVVAAVDQHRWTWDRLGYSPTLTTTAYAGALLLAVAVAAVLAVLGLLARVVWSWVARLGARWLPASVAAVLAAVVVGWAVLAAADTWVLQRTLDGMNAAFEADDLEVDASAPDPPPADAPRSGTSASAVSWTDLGDQGRRFLSRGPDAAEVDDLAPAGAAPAVDPARVFVGRASAGTVEDRVGLAVAELDRLDAFERRAVLVVVPTGTGWVNEQIVAPVEHLLGGDVATVAVQYSHLPSPLAYLAEHDAASRTGAATIEAVRDRIAALPAADRPMLLVAGESLGSFGGAQAFDDLDDMVADVDRSLWIGAPEFMHLRRQAEADREPGSTQVRPVVGDGEDVVVANRRSDLDGTSPRSVFLQQADDPIVWWDWGTAVRRPDWLAEPLDPAVNPAMTWRPFSTFANLTVDMAVGNDFDEDHGHLYGTQPLAAWTAMLAPPGWEAADVERLREHLARLER; encoded by the coding sequence GTGGAGGCAGGCACGGAGCCCGACCGCGCCCCGCCCCGCCGTGCCCGGCGCAGCGTCACCGGCGTCGTGCTGGCGGTGCTGATGCTGGGCGCCTCGCTGGACCCGTCCCTGCTCGCGCGGTCCTGGGTCTTCCAGGGTGTCCTGAGCGGTGTCGGGGTGGCGGTCGGGTACGCCCTCGGTGCCGGCGTCGGCGCGCTCGGCCAGCGCCTCGCCGACCGGCTCGGCTGGCGGGGTCCCCGGATGGGCCGCGGTGGCGCCGTGGTGCTGGCCGTCCTGGCCGGAGCCTGGACCGTGTGGGTCGTGGTCGCGGCCGTCGACCAGCACCGCTGGACCTGGGACCGGCTCGGGTACTCGCCGACCCTGACCACGACGGCGTACGCCGGCGCGCTCCTGCTCGCGGTGGCCGTGGCCGCCGTGCTCGCCGTGCTCGGCCTGCTGGCCCGGGTGGTCTGGTCGTGGGTGGCCCGGCTCGGCGCGCGCTGGCTGCCCGCGTCGGTGGCCGCGGTGCTGGCTGCCGTGGTGGTCGGCTGGGCCGTGCTGGCCGCCGCCGACACCTGGGTCCTCCAGCGCACCCTCGACGGGATGAACGCGGCGTTCGAGGCCGACGACCTCGAGGTCGACGCGTCCGCACCGGACCCGCCGCCGGCCGACGCGCCGCGTTCCGGCACGTCGGCCTCCGCGGTGTCCTGGACCGACCTGGGGGACCAGGGCCGCCGCTTCCTGTCCCGCGGTCCCGATGCCGCCGAGGTCGACGACCTCGCCCCCGCCGGCGCGGCCCCGGCGGTCGACCCGGCACGCGTCTTCGTCGGCCGCGCCTCGGCCGGGACGGTCGAGGACCGGGTCGGGCTCGCCGTCGCCGAGCTCGACCGGCTGGACGCCTTCGAGCGGCGCGCGGTCCTGGTCGTCGTGCCGACCGGCACCGGGTGGGTCAACGAGCAGATCGTCGCGCCCGTCGAGCACCTGCTCGGCGGCGACGTGGCCACCGTGGCCGTGCAGTACTCCCACCTGCCCAGCCCGCTGGCCTACCTCGCCGAGCACGACGCGGCGAGCCGGACCGGGGCGGCGACCATCGAGGCCGTCCGGGACCGGATCGCGGCGTTGCCTGCCGCTGACCGGCCGATGCTGCTGGTGGCGGGCGAGAGCCTGGGCAGCTTCGGCGGGGCGCAGGCCTTCGACGACCTCGACGACATGGTCGCCGACGTCGACCGGTCGCTGTGGATCGGCGCCCCCGAGTTCATGCACCTGCGGCGCCAGGCCGAGGCCGACCGGGAGCCGGGGTCGACCCAGGTCCGCCCGGTCGTCGGCGACGGCGAGGACGTCGTCGTGGCCAACCGGCGCTCGGACCTCGACGGCACGAGCCCGCGGTCGGTCTTCCTCCAGCAGGCCGACGACCCGATCGTGTGGTGGGACTGGGGCACCGCCGTACGCAGGCCCGACTGGCTCGCCGAACCGCTCGACCCGGCGGTGAACCCCGCCATGACCTGGCGGCCGTTCTCGACCTTCGCCAACCTCACCGTGGACATGGCCGTCGGCAACGACTTCGACGAGGACCACGGCCACCTCTACGGCACCCAGCCGCTGGCGGCGTGGACGGCGATGCTGGCACCGCCCGGGTGGGAGGCCGCCGACGTGGAGCGCCTGCGCGAGCACCTGGCGCGGCTCGAGCGGTGA
- a CDS encoding ECF transporter S component has product MTTPGTDHEPGTGGWDVVAAELGALRRRAGDPSYAEIGRRVAEQRVRDGADPHAARVARTTVYDVFRTGRTRLNLPLVREIAHALGGGDPEVDAWVARSLGDRPAEVPTAGATAGATADATAGTPDPAPPPPPRSPRAHLLALLVACVALNLAGRGLIVLLDLPVHLDMVGTALAAIALGPWHGAGVGLVTNVLGVAEGGPASLPFALVNVAGALVWGYGVRRLGLGRTLPRFLGLNLLVAAVCTLLAVPILVLLLGGSTGHEQDTLAATVTALTSEAAVGTWAANLLVSVGDKLISGFVALVAVSALPAGLRRLDLPLLAPARPVHDG; this is encoded by the coding sequence GTGACGACGCCGGGCACCGACCACGAGCCCGGCACCGGCGGCTGGGACGTCGTCGCTGCCGAGCTGGGTGCGCTGCGCCGCCGCGCGGGGGACCCGTCGTACGCCGAGATCGGGCGTCGCGTCGCCGAGCAGCGCGTCCGCGACGGCGCCGACCCCCACGCCGCACGGGTGGCCCGCACGACCGTCTACGACGTGTTCCGCACCGGCCGGACCCGCCTCAACCTCCCCCTGGTGCGGGAGATCGCGCACGCCCTCGGAGGCGGCGACCCCGAGGTCGACGCCTGGGTGGCCCGGTCCCTCGGGGACCGACCCGCGGAGGTCCCGACCGCGGGGGCGACCGCGGGGGCGACCGCAGACGCGACCGCAGGCACCCCCGACCCTGCTCCCCCGCCGCCGCCCCGGTCGCCGCGCGCCCACCTGCTCGCCCTGCTGGTGGCCTGCGTCGCGCTCAACCTCGCCGGCCGCGGCCTCATCGTGCTGCTCGACCTGCCGGTCCACCTCGACATGGTCGGCACCGCCCTGGCCGCGATCGCCCTCGGACCGTGGCACGGCGCCGGGGTCGGCCTGGTCACCAACGTCCTCGGCGTGGCCGAGGGCGGGCCGGCCTCGCTGCCCTTCGCGCTGGTCAACGTCGCCGGCGCCCTCGTCTGGGGGTACGGCGTCCGCCGGCTCGGCCTCGGCCGGACCCTGCCCCGCTTCCTCGGCCTGAACCTCCTCGTCGCCGCGGTCTGCACCCTGCTGGCCGTCCCGATCCTGGTGCTGCTGCTCGGCGGCAGCACCGGCCACGAGCAGGACACGCTGGCGGCCACGGTGACCGCCCTGACCAGCGAGGCGGCGGTCGGCACCTGGGCGGCCAACCTGCTCGTCTCGGTCGGCGACAAGCTGATCAGCGGGTTCGTGGCCCTGGTCGCCGTCTCGGCACTACCCGCCGGGCTCCGCCGGCTGGACCTCCCGCTGCTCGCCCCGGCCCGCCCCGTCCACGACGGCTGA
- a CDS encoding aspartate kinase, with translation MGMVVQKYGGSSLADAAGVKRVAQRIVATKRAGHDVVVVVSAMGDTTDELRDLAEQVTPLPPPRELDMLLTAGERISMALVAMAIAQLGPRARSFTGSQAGVITDSVHGRAKIIDISPGRIEQAVAEGDIAIVAGFQGVSQDTKDVTTLGRGASDTTAVALAAALGAEVCEIYSDVDGVFTADPRIVPAARKLDRISTEEMLEMAASGAKILHVRCVEYARRHDMPVHVRSSFSQKEGTWIIPESSGGAVEQAIIAGVAHDRSEAKVTVVGVPDKVGEAARIFEALAAAEINIDMVVQNVSAAATSRTDISFTLPRTDGQTAMSALARIQEVVGYDQLLYDDQIGKVSLIGAGMRSHPGITAKFFAALAGGGVNISMISTSEIRISVVVDEAQVDDAVRATHTAFDLDSDEVEAVVYGGTGR, from the coding sequence GTGGGCATGGTCGTGCAGAAGTACGGCGGTTCGTCCCTGGCCGACGCCGCCGGCGTGAAGCGCGTGGCGCAGCGGATCGTGGCGACCAAGCGGGCCGGTCACGACGTGGTCGTGGTCGTCTCGGCGATGGGTGACACGACCGACGAGCTCCGCGACCTCGCCGAGCAGGTCACGCCGCTGCCGCCCCCGCGCGAGCTCGACATGCTGCTCACCGCCGGGGAGCGGATCTCGATGGCGCTGGTCGCGATGGCGATCGCCCAGCTCGGCCCCCGGGCGCGGTCCTTCACCGGGTCCCAGGCCGGGGTGATCACCGACTCGGTGCACGGGCGGGCCAAGATCATCGACATCAGCCCGGGGCGGATCGAGCAGGCGGTCGCCGAGGGCGACATCGCGATCGTGGCCGGCTTCCAGGGCGTCTCGCAGGACACCAAGGACGTCACCACCCTCGGCCGCGGCGCCTCCGACACCACCGCGGTCGCCCTGGCGGCCGCCCTGGGCGCCGAGGTCTGCGAGATCTACAGCGACGTCGACGGCGTCTTCACCGCGGACCCGCGGATCGTGCCGGCCGCCCGCAAGCTGGACCGGATCTCCACCGAGGAGATGCTGGAGATGGCGGCGTCCGGCGCGAAGATCCTGCACGTGCGCTGCGTCGAGTACGCGCGCCGTCACGACATGCCCGTCCACGTGCGCTCGTCCTTCTCCCAGAAGGAGGGCACCTGGATCATCCCCGAGAGCTCAGGAGGAGCAGTGGAGCAGGCGATCATCGCGGGCGTGGCCCACGACCGCAGCGAGGCCAAGGTCACCGTGGTCGGCGTGCCCGACAAGGTCGGTGAGGCCGCCCGGATCTTCGAGGCGCTCGCCGCCGCCGAGATCAACATCGACATGGTCGTGCAGAACGTCTCCGCCGCGGCGACGTCGCGCACCGACATCTCGTTCACGCTGCCGCGCACCGACGGCCAGACCGCGATGAGCGCGCTGGCGCGCATCCAGGAGGTCGTCGGCTACGACCAGCTGCTCTACGACGACCAGATCGGCAAGGTCTCGCTGATCGGCGCCGGGATGCGCTCGCACCCCGGCATCACCGCGAAGTTCTTCGCCGCCCTGGCCGGCGGCGGGGTCAACATCTCGATGATCTCGACCTCGGAGATCCGGATCTCGGTCGTGGTCGACGAGGCACAGGTCGACGACGCCGTGCGCGCCACCCACACCGCCTTCGACCTGGACTCCGACGAGGTCGAGGCCGTGGTCTACGGCGGGACCGGCCGATGA
- a CDS encoding DUF5063 domain-containing protein, translating to MTVHSTDADDHTAVVAAEVAAQIEDFLAALRAIAVARDPGRGISLLLLEISQVLLAGARLGAQQDFVPRSDYQPDVGPEADLDEMRLALADMLGDVDTYSFVFDPYVPEVVESQLSDDLAAIATDLENGLRHYRAGDFAEALWWWQFSYVSSWGNLAGAALNALLSVVAHDRLDVEMAGSVQAIEAERVRTAEALLDSGGPTA from the coding sequence ATGACCGTGCACAGCACCGACGCCGACGACCACACCGCGGTCGTCGCGGCCGAGGTCGCGGCCCAGATCGAGGACTTCCTCGCCGCACTGAGGGCGATCGCGGTCGCCCGTGACCCGGGGCGCGGCATCTCCCTGCTGCTGCTCGAGATCAGCCAGGTGCTGCTCGCGGGGGCCCGGCTGGGCGCGCAGCAGGACTTCGTCCCGCGCAGCGACTACCAGCCCGACGTGGGCCCCGAGGCCGACCTCGACGAGATGCGGCTCGCGCTGGCCGACATGCTCGGCGACGTCGACACCTACAGCTTCGTCTTCGACCCGTACGTGCCCGAGGTGGTCGAGAGCCAGCTCTCCGACGACCTGGCCGCGATCGCCACCGACCTCGAGAACGGGTTGCGTCACTACCGCGCCGGCGACTTCGCCGAGGCCCTGTGGTGGTGGCAGTTCTCCTACGTCTCCTCCTGGGGCAACCTGGCCGGCGCCGCCCTGAACGCGCTGCTCTCGGTGGTCGCGCACGACCGCCTCGACGTCGAGATGGCCGGCAGCGTGCAGGCGATCGAGGCCGAGCGGGTCCGTACCGCGGAGGCGCTGCTGGACAGCGGCGGGCCCACCGCCTGA
- the recR gene encoding recombination mediator RecR has product MYEGVVQDLIDELGRLPGVGPKSAQRIAFHLLQADEPDVRRLAETLLQVKARVRFCSICFNVSEDDTCRICRDPRRDPTALCVVEEYKDVVAIERTREFKGRYHVLGGAISPIDGIGPDQLRIRELLTRLSDGAITEIILATDPNLEGEATATYLTRLMRDLGLRITRLASGLPVGGDLEYADEVTLGRAFSGRRAAE; this is encoded by the coding sequence TTGTACGAGGGGGTCGTCCAGGACCTCATCGACGAGCTCGGCCGGCTTCCCGGCGTCGGGCCGAAGAGCGCCCAGCGCATCGCCTTCCACCTGCTGCAGGCCGACGAGCCCGACGTGCGCCGGCTGGCCGAGACGCTGCTGCAGGTCAAGGCGCGGGTGCGGTTCTGCTCGATCTGCTTCAACGTCTCCGAGGACGACACCTGCCGGATCTGCCGTGACCCGCGTCGGGACCCCACCGCGTTGTGCGTGGTCGAGGAGTACAAGGACGTCGTGGCGATCGAGCGGACCCGCGAGTTCAAGGGGCGCTACCACGTGCTCGGCGGGGCGATCTCGCCCATCGACGGCATCGGTCCCGACCAGCTGCGCATCCGCGAGCTGCTCACCCGGCTGTCCGACGGGGCGATCACCGAGATCATCCTGGCGACCGACCCGAACCTGGAGGGCGAGGCCACGGCGACCTACCTCACACGCCTGATGAGGGACCTCGGCTTGCGCATCACCCGCCTGGCGAGTGGACTGCCGGTAGGCGGTGACCTCGAGTACGCCGACGAGGTCACCCTGGGACGAGCGTTCTCCGGAAGGCGGGCAGCCGAATGA
- a CDS encoding YbaB/EbfC family nucleoid-associated protein, with translation MTQNPFDALGGGGFDMNALLQQAQQMQEQLQAAQEQLNDAQVEGEVGGGAVTVTVSGTGELVGVAIRPGTVDGGSEEDLADLGDMVVAAYRDAKARADALAAEALGPMAGGLDGLAGGLGGGIPGLGGPGGEPGADPGQPGGPGRTGF, from the coding sequence ATGACCCAGAACCCCTTCGACGCGCTCGGCGGCGGTGGCTTCGACATGAACGCGCTGCTGCAGCAGGCCCAGCAGATGCAGGAGCAGCTGCAGGCGGCCCAGGAACAGCTCAACGACGCCCAGGTCGAGGGCGAGGTCGGTGGTGGCGCCGTCACCGTCACCGTCAGCGGCACCGGCGAGCTGGTCGGCGTGGCCATCCGCCCCGGCACCGTGGACGGCGGGTCCGAGGAGGACCTCGCCGACCTCGGCGACATGGTCGTCGCCGCCTACCGCGACGCGAAGGCCCGCGCCGACGCGCTCGCCGCCGAGGCGCTCGGCCCGATGGCCGGGGGGCTCGACGGGCTGGCCGGCGGGCTGGGCGGCGGCATCCCCGGTCTCGGCGGGCCCGGCGGGGAGCCCGGCGCGGACCCCGGCCAGCCGGGCGGCCCCGGCCGTACCGGCTTCTGA
- a CDS encoding aspartate-semialdehyde dehydrogenase: MSRPLRLGVVGATGQVGVAMRQILLERGLELADVRFFASARSAGQVLAFGDREVTVEDAAAADPAGLDVALFSAGATTSRALAPRFAEAGVTVVDNSSAFRMDPDVPLVVSEVNPGAISEARKGIIANPNCTTMAAMPVLKPLHDAAGLTRLIASTYQAVSGSGVKGVEELAGQVAAAGDKAAELAYDGSAVSFPEPTTYARTIAYNVLPLAGSIVDDGLEETDEEQKLRNESRKILGLPDLAVSGICVRVPVFTGHSLAINAEFASAMTPRRAREILAGAPGVELADIPTPLLAAGRDPSYVGRLRQDPGVPDDRGLALFISNDNLRKGAALNTVQIAELLAAR, from the coding sequence ATGAGCCGCCCGCTGCGCCTCGGCGTGGTCGGCGCGACCGGTCAGGTCGGCGTCGCCATGCGCCAGATCCTGCTGGAGCGCGGCCTCGAGCTCGCAGACGTCCGGTTCTTCGCCTCCGCCCGCTCGGCCGGCCAGGTGCTCGCCTTCGGCGACCGCGAGGTCACCGTCGAGGACGCCGCCGCCGCCGACCCGGCCGGGCTCGACGTGGCGCTCTTCTCCGCCGGCGCCACCACGTCGCGCGCCCTCGCGCCGCGCTTCGCCGAGGCCGGTGTCACCGTCGTCGACAACTCCTCGGCCTTCCGGATGGACCCCGACGTGCCGCTGGTGGTCTCCGAGGTGAACCCCGGCGCGATCTCCGAGGCCCGCAAGGGCATCATCGCCAACCCGAACTGCACCACGATGGCTGCGATGCCCGTCCTCAAGCCGCTGCACGACGCCGCCGGCCTGACCCGGCTGATCGCCTCGACCTACCAGGCCGTCTCCGGCTCGGGCGTCAAGGGCGTGGAGGAGCTGGCCGGGCAGGTCGCCGCCGCCGGCGACAAGGCCGCCGAGCTGGCCTACGACGGCTCCGCGGTGTCCTTCCCGGAGCCGACGACCTACGCCCGCACGATCGCCTACAACGTGCTCCCGCTGGCCGGCTCGATCGTCGACGACGGGCTGGAGGAGACCGACGAGGAGCAGAAGCTGCGCAACGAGTCGCGCAAGATCCTCGGGCTGCCGGACCTCGCCGTCTCGGGCATCTGCGTCCGCGTCCCGGTCTTCACCGGCCACTCGCTGGCGATCAACGCCGAGTTCGCCTCGGCCATGACGCCCCGCCGGGCCCGCGAGATCCTGGCCGGCGCCCCGGGCGTGGAGCTCGCCGACATCCCGACCCCGCTGCTGGCGGCCGGCCGGGACCCGTCGTACGTCGGCCGTCTGCGCCAGGACCCGGGCGTCCCCGACGACCGCGGCCTGGCGCTGTTCATCAGCAACGACAACTTGCGCAAGGGCGCGGCGCTGAACACCGTCCAGATCGCCGAGCTGCTCGCCGCCCGCTGA